The proteins below are encoded in one region of Alkaliphilus flagellatus:
- a CDS encoding single-stranded DNA-binding protein yields the protein MNRVILIGRLTRDPELRFTPSGKAVCKFGIAVNRLFAKEKEADFFNVVTFDKRAENCANYLAKGRLVGLEGRLQSRSYEAQTGEKRYVTEVIVDNVEFLEWGDKKQEGNSTGDFNYDEFQAIDDDEDIPF from the coding sequence ATGAATAGAGTAATTTTAATTGGTAGATTAACTAGGGACCCAGAGTTGCGTTTCACTCCAAGTGGAAAAGCAGTATGTAAATTCGGTATTGCAGTAAATAGACTTTTTGCAAAAGAGAAGGAAGCAGACTTTTTTAATGTGGTTACATTTGATAAACGAGCAGAAAACTGTGCTAACTATCTTGCAAAAGGCAGATTAGTAGGATTGGAAGGAAGACTACAGAGCAGATCATACGAAGCTCAGACTGGAGAAAAACGATATGTTACGGAAGTAATTGTGGATAACGTAGAGTTTTTAGAGTGGGGAGATAAGAAGCAGGAGGGCAATTCTACAGGGGATTTTAACTATGATGAATTTCAAGCTATAGACGATGACGAGGATATACCATTCTAA
- a CDS encoding helix-turn-helix transcriptional regulator, producing MLGNNIKELMKIKKISSKELADIVDVSPTHISYVINNKRQPSLDLLEKLAAALEVSVDDLFKKDIDITTKKSNEDIEYTTVKDIKDNKNTRDKDIDTIAAHLEGKNLTPQKIKLLEQYIDALFDEDDD from the coding sequence ATGCTAGGTAATAATATAAAAGAACTAATGAAAATAAAAAAAATATCTTCAAAAGAATTGGCTGATATTGTTGATGTTAGTCCTACTCATATAAGCTATGTTATAAACAATAAAAGACAACCAAGTCTTGATCTCTTAGAAAAACTAGCAGCTGCACTTGAAGTATCTGTTGATGACCTTTTTAAAAAAGATATAGATATTACTACTAAAAAGTCAAATGAAGATATAGAATATACTACAGTTAAAGATATAAAAGATAATAAAAATACTAGAGATAAAGATATAGATACTATAGCGGCTCACTTAGAAGGTAAGAATTTGACTCCTCAAAAGATAAAGCTATTAGAACAGTATATAGATGCCTTATTTGATGAAGATGACGACTAA
- a CDS encoding helix-turn-helix transcriptional regulator: MNKIDLLRRRKSLSYGAIAKETGLTPTYICLLAKGKRTNPSLEVMQKISLALDEKVEKVFQVNQ, encoded by the coding sequence ATGAACAAAATAGATTTACTAAGACGGAGAAAAAGCTTGAGTTATGGGGCTATAGCTAAAGAAACGGGATTAACTCCAACCTACATATGTTTACTGGCAAAAGGTAAAAGGACAAACCCTAGTTTAGAAGTGATGCAAAAAATATCCTTGGCGCTAGACGAGAAGGTGGAAAAAGTATTTCAAGTTAATCAGTAA
- a CDS encoding DUF4181 domain-containing protein — translation MRLSIFLPAYIVLIALIEKILKNKLDIRDPKGLFNHFNKLHKWLEVLLIAGIILSLFINALYTFILFILLFAFRALMEWKFDKDSKLYILNVLYSGEFLLLLIILLLFFERESYVI, via the coding sequence ATGAGACTTTCGATTTTTTTGCCTGCTTATATAGTGTTGATAGCACTGATAGAAAAAATTTTAAAGAACAAGTTGGATATTAGAGATCCAAAAGGACTATTCAACCATTTTAATAAATTGCATAAGTGGTTAGAAGTATTGCTTATCGCAGGAATAATATTATCGCTTTTTATTAATGCACTTTATACTTTTATTCTGTTTATTTTGTTATTTGCTTTTCGTGCTTTGATGGAATGGAAGTTTGATAAAGACTCAAAATTATACATTCTAAATGTCTTATATAGTGGCGAATTTTTATTACTTTTAATAATATTATTATTATTTTTTGAGAGGGAATCATATGTTATTTAG
- a CDS encoding antA/AntB antirepressor family protein, translating to MQNLMIEIDVNEKQQQIVSARTLHEGLGISKDFTSWFKNQIERLKLREGVDFTPFRVESTGGRPSVDYAVVLDIAKHICMVSGGEKAWEIRDYFIEVEKQWNSPEAVMARALKMADNTLLEYKSKVIELQQQVEYKTEVIKGITEDVDILTKRNVLNRVVKYKKANFQQRWNELYRVFKETYSVDLKARCEGYNLKQKKKKDQLSVIKYAEKFGHLDNLYKVALKLYETDIKEILDGLEKIA from the coding sequence ATGCAAAATCTAATGATAGAAATTGATGTCAATGAGAAGCAACAGCAGATAGTAAGTGCTAGAACATTACATGAAGGACTAGGAATTAGTAAAGATTTTACAAGCTGGTTCAAAAATCAAATTGAAAGACTCAAATTAAGAGAAGGAGTAGACTTTACACCTTTTAGGGTGGAAAGTACAGGCGGAAGACCAAGTGTTGATTATGCTGTGGTTTTAGATATAGCAAAACATATATGCATGGTCTCTGGGGGAGAAAAAGCATGGGAGATAAGAGATTATTTCATAGAAGTAGAAAAGCAGTGGAACAGTCCAGAAGCAGTAATGGCAAGAGCTTTAAAAATGGCAGATAATACATTACTTGAATATAAAAGCAAAGTAATCGAACTTCAACAACAAGTAGAATACAAAACAGAAGTTATAAAAGGTATCACAGAGGATGTAGACATCCTAACTAAAAGAAATGTATTGAACAGAGTAGTTAAATATAAAAAAGCAAACTTCCAACAAAGATGGAATGAATTATATCGAGTATTTAAAGAGACTTACTCCGTTGATTTAAAGGCTAGATGTGAAGGTTACAACTTGAAACAGAAAAAGAAGAAAGACCAATTGTCTGTTATAAAGTATGCTGAAAAATTCGGTCACTTAGATAACTTATATAAAGTAGCATTAAAGCTTTATGAAACAGATATTAAAGAAATTTTAGATGGATTAGAAAAAATAGCATAG
- a CDS encoding helix-turn-helix domain-containing protein, translated as MNENLLAELVNEMKALNKKITRMNQEVFTSEEAAEYLRVGYSTILQFARIGQIEHVRNGTSYIFKKEHLNNWLDRNKKGVV; from the coding sequence ATGAATGAAAATTTATTAGCTGAACTAGTAAATGAAATGAAAGCACTAAATAAAAAAATAACTAGAATGAACCAAGAAGTTTTTACATCAGAAGAAGCTGCAGAATATCTAAGAGTTGGATATTCTACAATATTACAATTTGCAAGAATAGGACAAATTGAACACGTAAGAAATGGTACAAGCTATATATTTAAAAAAGAGCATCTAAATAACTGGTTAGATAGAAATAAGAAAGGAGTGGTTTAA
- a CDS encoding ImmA/IrrE family metallo-endopeptidase has translation MRYERLIIETEKEVKIKEKPLKYGLKGLYKNRKIIIDSRLKTTAEKTCILSEELGHHFTTVGNIIDQSKIENRQQERKARAWGYEKLVGIINLVNAYKDGVRSRFELAEYLEVTEDYIEDAIKYYKEKHGLYCEIDNYIVYFEPLVVLEKL, from the coding sequence ATGAGGTACGAAAGACTAATAATTGAGACAGAAAAAGAAGTAAAAATAAAAGAGAAGCCTCTAAAATATGGGCTTAAGGGATTATATAAAAATAGAAAAATAATAATAGATAGCAGATTAAAAACAACTGCCGAAAAAACGTGCATTCTAAGCGAAGAGCTAGGACATCATTTTACAACTGTAGGAAACATTATAGATCAGTCTAAAATAGAAAATAGACAACAAGAAAGAAAAGCTAGAGCTTGGGGATATGAAAAACTTGTAGGAATTATTAACTTAGTTAATGCGTATAAAGATGGGGTTAGAAGTAGATTCGAGTTAGCTGAGTACTTAGAAGTAACAGAAGATTATATAGAAGATGCTATAAAATATTATAAAGAAAAGCATGGACTTTATTGTGAAATAGATAATTATATAGTTTATTTTGAACCACTAGTTGTATTAGAAAAACTTTAA
- a CDS encoding DNA adenine methylase produces MKVLKWPGAKWSIANKIVDLMPEHKIYLEPFFGSGAVFFSKAPCNTEILNDLDGEVVNLFKCIRDNPDELARLVYFTPYSREEYKESYNRSGTDLEKAMQFLIRANMARAGMQYYFSSWRHAGPVLGATCKQRVTGDWNKVTEKIMEAAVRLKYAEIENSNAISLIEKYNRKDCLIYVDPPYLLSTRKQRYYNVEMTEEQEHEELIKALKGHSGPVLLSGYNSELYNDLLEGWGRKEIPTQAEQGRRRIEIVWANYKLSNQISMFG; encoded by the coding sequence TTGAAAGTTTTAAAATGGCCTGGAGCCAAGTGGAGCATAGCAAATAAAATAGTAGATTTAATGCCTGAACATAAAATCTATTTAGAGCCATTCTTTGGGTCGGGAGCAGTATTTTTTTCAAAGGCTCCATGTAATACGGAGATACTAAATGACCTAGATGGCGAAGTAGTTAATTTGTTTAAGTGCATAAGAGATAATCCAGATGAACTAGCGAGGTTAGTTTACTTCACACCATATAGCAGAGAAGAATATAAAGAATCTTACAATAGGTCCGGAACAGATTTAGAAAAGGCGATGCAATTTTTAATTCGAGCAAATATGGCTAGAGCAGGTATGCAATATTATTTTTCCAGCTGGAGACATGCAGGTCCAGTGTTAGGAGCAACGTGCAAACAGAGAGTCACTGGCGATTGGAACAAAGTTACTGAAAAAATAATGGAAGCAGCTGTAAGATTAAAATATGCAGAAATAGAAAATTCAAATGCAATAAGTCTTATAGAAAAGTATAACAGGAAAGATTGTTTAATATATGTAGATCCGCCATATTTACTAAGTACCAGGAAACAAAGATACTACAACGTGGAAATGACTGAGGAACAGGAGCATGAGGAATTAATAAAAGCTTTAAAAGGTCATTCAGGGCCTGTATTGCTAAGTGGATATAATTCAGAGTTATACAATGATTTGCTAGAAGGTTGGGGCAGAAAAGAAATACCAACTCAAGCAGAGCAAGGTAGAAGAAGAATAGAAATAGTTTGGGCCAATTATAAATTATCTAATCAAATATCAATGTTTGGATAA